GCCACTGCCAAGGTAATCCTCTCAGCATGCAGCAGCACTTTAatcttattttaattattaagaTTTACCGTATTCAGGTTGTGTGTCCTTATCGGCGACAGCCGTAGTTCACATTAATGGAAATGCAAGCTAACGTGAGCGTGTGCATGCGTCCAGCTACCGGTGTCCGAGTGGGAGTCCCAGGAGCAGCACCTGCTGGAGATGTTTCCCAAGTGCGGTCTGTCTGAGGCTCGCAGCGCCCTGTCTATCGCCAAAGGAGACATGGGGGAGGCCGTGCGCCTTATCATAGAGGGGGACATCCAACTCAGCCCCTCTCCCCATAACGTGGGTGTCTCTGCTGCACACAAAAGAACACTGCCACTGTGTGTGTTAGCAGTCTGATTTGATGGTGTCCTGTGCCTTCAGGTGAACCAGGAGAAGAGCATTTCCTCGCGAGCAGACAAGAACCTTAAAGAGAGCATCCTTGAGAAGTGAGTTGGGGGTTGCTTTTGTCCTGGGAAAGCACAGCTGGCCTCGCTCCGTTGTTTCTACATGTATGACTATTGTTGTCTCCATAGGTACATGCTGgtagacagagaggaggatAAGAAAACCCACCGGCCTGTCGCCCCCAAAGATGTGAGCTATGCTCTCTCATTCACCATGTACATAATATCATGCACTATATGTACATTCTATGTGTTTCATGCAATACAACTTGCATTCTGGTGTGATTTTTACAGCCTCCAAAGAAGCTGGTTCGGTACCACGGTAACCAGGTGGTAACCACAAAAGGGGAGCGATATCAGCTGGTGAAGAAAGACGAAGCCGAGGACCTGAAGAAGACGTACGTCAACCTCAAACCTGCACGAAAGTATAGATTCCATTGATGACGAGCACTAAAGTGTGAGAGCAGAAACTGAAAATATTGTTTacacttattattttatttattaaggcTTAAATGTTAGGTTTTCTTCCTACTAAAGGAACATATTTATAAGTGTCAGTGGcttatttcttaaatattatAACCATCTCATGCCTTGGTTAAATCATTGAATTAGTTTTGGTTACTTGTGAAGCTTTCAACATGTAGTGATATTTTTGTGAGGTGGTTGAAACACCTTTTTGCCATCTCAGCGCGTCCGTTGTTAAGCGGGGTCGGGTTTCCAATAGACAATATCATATTGTCATAATTTCATCATAATCATGACATGATGACGTAGAGGTGAATCTATGGTCTTTCCGTAAATCTTGTGGTGCAGTAGATTCCTCTACTGCTTTTTATGTCCGTATCGAGTTATTCTTCCATCTGACAGGCATACCGAGCATTTTAAGTGGTTTAAATGGTTGTCCAAGCATTGTGATCTGGACAATTTGTTGTGCTATTAAaggttttttaaatgaaaactaatttctaaaatctaaaacatttttaatgagcATTTGTACAGCACGCAGCTACAGCAGTCCTCGCCTAAAGGTTTGATGCGCAGTGTCTCTTTGTTGGATACGTTGTGCTAAGCGGTGTAGTTTATAGTACCCAaatgtgctgtgattggttttTATCCTCTAGAATCACACCATTTAGTGCCAATAAAGGAAATGTGTGTGATGCaaagttttgtatttttcttgaatttctaaaatgaaaaactaCTTTATGAATCATGACTTGACGTGGCACAAAATTGTCCAGAATTGAGTTGATGGCAAAACATCAATAAATGAATTGGTAGTACATTTTGTTCAGCCcatcaaattacattttcaagaGTACATACGATCACAGCACTCCATCTCTTGTCGTGATAAATTGGATTACTGGTTGACCCATAAATGTTGATCAAAAATGCTGCGGTTGGACCTGATTTTCAAGTTCATTCCCACAGCGTTCTTTATTTTTGATATAGATGTTTAGATTTACAAAGTCTCTTGTGTATTTGTGAAGAGGTGCTTTCAGGGCCTCTTTATACAAATGTGTTACCAAAGTGGTCCGATGTCATGGTCTCGTTCATCTCACTCCTGTTTTGAATTTTGCTTTGCTTGTAATTGCTGTGGAATTTTTTATTACTATTGGGTTATTTGTTGTATATTatgatgaatgtgtttttccaACAAATATACTGTTGTCACACGCGTTTCCTTTTGCATCCATCTTTGTTTATAAGCAATGGTTTTGGTGAAAAGTTCTTTTGTTGTTTATGTGTAACTATCATTGTTAATTACAAAATGAAGCTGTTTAGTTTTAACCTACGCTTTGAGAAACTGCTGATGCACAATTTGTAGTAAACATTTAGATCTTTCACATTGGATTCTTTGAATTGTTCTCATGTTACGAAAGATGTTCGTTAAAAAaaagcactgaatatttgatcCCAAACCTTGATTataaaaaatcacaaaaacttGGCAAACAAACTTTAATCAGAGGATAAAGGAGAGCACGTACTGTTCGTTCAAAACGAAAATCAGCATTCCATCAGTAAAAACACACGCCTCTATTTCTATGAACCCTTGTTAATCCCACCTGTTAAAGCTGTTTAAGGCCAGAGTGAAAGACATTTAGACCGAAAATTTAAATCAAGTCAATAAAAAATTTAAGTGCCATGCCATTGTTAAGCGAGGCACAAACGTGCCGTAAACGGAGCTAACCTGGCAatagaggagggggaggaaacaTCCGTCTGACACCACTAAAGTCTTTCTACGGAGGAATTGTCTGTTACATCACGGTCTAGAGAAGTTGAAATGCATGATCTCATAAAAccctgaaaataaatgaattccTACACCGATTCATCTGATGACACATGCAAACTAAGCCTTCTGTGTATGGGGGTACCCACCCACTGGTTAGTCCACGTCGGTTTGGCACATGCAGCACATGTAAAATCATCTTGtttaaatgtacatatttaCCACCGAGTCCTCTCATTTTAAGGTCTTCAGATTGCAGCTTCATGCAAGTGAAAATAACTGAGTAGAGGATTCTATCTGAGATTTAACTTTTGTACACATTGCAGCGTTAAATTATCGAAGATTTGCTGTCTTTAATCCAGCACattaaaaagttgtattttatGTACATTATACAACTTGACCACTAGATGGTGCATTGAGTTGCGATGGTACATTAAGTGCATCCCAGCAGATAGATCCACTTCTTCAGTCCGGTGATTGAACATAAATCTATGGtttacataaaaacaaagaaaccaccagttttttctcttttcagtttgctgtctctTTTTGTTACTTTACCTTAACTGTGGCTGCAACTGAGATGGCAGAATGTGAGGCATTATCACCCCCCGACCCCACCATGCCTACTACTGGTAAACACAATAGCACATTTAGTccagaaacaataaataaacacaaagcagcATCACTCAGTTTAACAATATAGCTGCAAGTAGTCACATTTTCCTTCAGCTGTATATATGAGCAGCCACACATATTTTGATCATATTATGCTGCAGTTTTTGAAATCACTGTACTTCTGGTTTTGATACCGGGCCTGTACTTCCCTCTTTGCAACAGCATTCCTGTTGATCCCTCTCACCGTTGTACGTCGTCCTGGAGAAGACGCAGATGAAGTGGGTAAACTATATTGAAGACACTTGAAAGTCCGGTCGTCTTTAGAGGGTTGCCCCGCCTCCGTTTTAAAGCTGTCTTTGTTACTGAAGACTCAGTAATCAACACACAGCCGTGTTTGAGAAATCTGCTGTATGTAACCGATGTGTGCCGTACATGTAAATACCCTTTAACTCATCCATTAGTGGTCAAAATTCCAAAAAGGTACCAATCCCCGACGACTGGGTGAGCAAATGCACCTGAATACCTATTAGCTTGAATTATGTCAAGAACTCAAATTCACAAAAATACACCTGAACTAAAGCCAAATCAGGCCTTTTCttctcaaaggaaaaaaaaacttcttcaAGCAGGGCGGATTCCTGTGAGTAAGTCGGACGTTTCTTCTCTGATTGTTGCGTTTGCAATGACCGTGGCCCCTCGGAGACGACGGAAGCAGAATGGTGTCGACATGTGACGCGGCGCTCCGACATCAGAACGCACAGCGCTCGCtcactcgctcgctctctctcacgcaGCAAACGCTTCCCAAAGCAGCCTTAGCTTTGAAGGGTGAGGCTCTAACTGAGATCCTGCTCATATCGGCCCTTGATCATGGTCTTCAGTAAAGGTCCGACCTACAGGAAGACAAAAAGGACGCTTTGGTTAGAAGCCCTATTCCATCGTTCTACCCGCTGTCCCAGATTGCTTTTATCTGCCCTTCGTTGTAAATCAGATGCGCCATAAATATTCCCGGTAATTGGGTTGCTGGAAGGGTCAGCGTGCTCCGGGGATTCCATGTAACAGGTGACCTAAATGTCGATGTGATTTAATGTTCTAGGAAGCGGCAGTGGGACTTTGTGCAACCGAGGAGAGGAAGGGGTTTGCATTGTGAAAGAAGACGAGTAGGTGTGTTTACCTCGTGTGGGTTTCCAAGGGCTTCTCCCAGCATTTtctcaatattcctcatgatgGCCACCTTTTGATGAGCTCGCAGAGGGTACTCGATCTTCTTGGGTGTGGACGCGCCCTGATCGAAAGAGCCAAAAGAGGTTAGTGAACAAGAAGAAACATCGTCAGGCGACGCTCACGGATGAAATTGAAATAACGGTCGTGAAGACCCGAGCGTGCGTACTTTGTACCAGAAGTTCACGGTGATGGTCACTCCACCGTTTAGCAGCGATTCGATGTGGTGCcacctgagaggagaggagagaaatatCAATAACTGGATTCACCCAATTCAGTTGGCAGTCAAAGCACTTTGTTTTACCTGTTGAGAGTAGTTCACACCACAAAAGCAATGCTCTGTACTAAATGTGAATTAGTGGATTTGACACATTCAATTTACGACAATAAATGACAACTGCAATATACAGTAATTGCCTT
This portion of the Gasterosteus aculeatus chromosome 6, fGasAcu3.hap1.1, whole genome shotgun sequence genome encodes:
- the cuedc2 gene encoding CUE domain-containing protein 2 isoform X1: MQRHHRQNGINISGTTAVAMDLHKIIHSALQDFIQAYIPDADLSTLDDVLLSYITGVLEDLGSQHSVEENFDVEVFAEMLEAYIPGFAEIDSVKVCEMMFNLASKLASARTSENVEPKARTEENSLKLTPQPCDPPPGKTQCHKTQSEGATAKLPVSEWESQEQHLLEMFPKCGLSEARSALSIAKGDMGEAVRLIIEGDIQLSPSPHNVNQEKSISSRADKNLKESILEKYMLVDREEDKKTHRPVAPKDPPKKLVRYHGNQVVTTKGERYQLVKKDEAEDLKKTYVNLKPARKYRFH
- the cuedc2 gene encoding CUE domain-containing protein 2 isoform X2 translates to MDLHKIIHSALQDFIQAYIPDADLSTLDDVLLSYITGVLEDLGSQHSVEENFDVEVFAEMLEAYIPGFAEIDSVKVCEMMFNLASKLASARTSENVEPKARTEENSLKLTPQPCDPPPGKTQCHKTQSEGATAKLPVSEWESQEQHLLEMFPKCGLSEARSALSIAKGDMGEAVRLIIEGDIQLSPSPHNVNQEKSISSRADKNLKESILEKYMLVDREEDKKTHRPVAPKDPPKKLVRYHGNQVVTTKGERYQLVKKDEAEDLKKTYVNLKPARKYRFH